The Thermodesulfobacteriota bacterium genome includes the window TAGATAGCGTATCAGTAAAACCTTCTATTTTCTCAGTATTCTCAGACACGCCCAACGTTCCTTTCACAGCTAAGTTGCACGGTGGACAGGTTGTCGGATCAATTAAAATAAATAAATCAAACGGCAAAATACACGAATTAAAAGCTGACATAAAAAATGTAAGGGTAAACGAAATCCCTAACCTGCTATCTAAAAGCGGAAACTCTGAAATAGCAATTCACGGACAGCTCATGGGAGAGTTAGATGTAGTCTTCGAACCTGCTCCACAAGGGGATTTTAACTTTGTAGTGCACGGGCTTGCGTTTGATAACCTAAAAGTAAAGGGAATGAAGCTTCCATCACTTTCTAACCTAACATCGAACTTTAACGGAAATATAGCAAACGAGCTTACAAATATTGATGAACTCAGCATCACAGGCGACGGCATCGATATTCAGATTGCTGGAACTGCGCCACTTCTTTGGGAAACCTCGCAGGGCGGAATTTTGGATCTAGGCTACAGGGTCGAGATCACTGACAACGATCTGGCAAAATATAAAACTTTCCTCTCACCATATTTAGCTAAGCACCGTGACGGTAGTCTGGGCGGTAAGATAATGGGCACCGTTACTAATCCAAGGTTTGAAAAAGATTCCGTTAAGATCAGATAAGCACTCAGGAATAAATACCAATGAACGAAAAAGAGTTTGAGGAGCAACTATTAAGTGAGGGTTTCTCAGGTATTTTCGTTCAC containing:
- the gspN gene encoding type II secretion system protein GspN encodes the protein MKGLREKIKNLKHIVPISYVAFFIAAFFVFLALTFPGDVVKSRVISEIQNSTPYNVEIQTADISVPFNINLKGVTIHKSRTQSIELDSVSVKPSIFSVFSDTPNVPFTAKLHGGQVVGSIKINKSNGKIHELKADIKNVRVNEIPNLLSKSGNSEIAIHGQLMGELDVVFEPAPQGDFNFVVHGLAFDNLKVKGMKLPSLSNLTSNFNGNIANELTNIDELSITGDGIDIQIAGTAPLLWETSQGGILDLGYRVEITDNDLAKYKTFLSPYLAKHRDGSLGGKIMGTVTNPRFEKDSVKIR